The Mus musculus strain C57BL/6J chromosome 2, GRCm38.p6 C57BL/6J genome has a window encoding:
- the Tcf15 gene encoding transcription factor 15 isoform X1: MLTLGRRKQAMLKGTYQRSPRNPDLRSWTAQTQSVRRRPAGPWERAGAHGGGGGSGTRRVEARGRAPMAFALLRPVGAHVLYPDVRLLSEDEENRSESDASDQSFGCCEGLEAARRGPGPGSGRRASNGAGPVVVVRQRQAANARERDRTQSVNTAFTALRTLIPTEPVDRKLSKIETLRLASSYIAHLANVLLLGDAADDGQPCFRAAGGGKSAVPAADGRQPRSICTFCLSNQRKGGSRRDLGGSCLKVRGVAPLRGPRR, from the exons ATGCTCACTTTGGGACGGAGGAAACAGGCCATGCTAAAAGGGACCTACCAGCGGTCTCCTAGGAATCCAGATCTGCGCTCCTGGACAGCTCAAACCCAGAGCGTACG GCGACGACCAGCGGGGCCGTGGGAGCGCGCGGGAGCGCACGGCGGGGGCGGCGGCTCGGGGACGAGGCGAGTAGAGGCCCGCGGCCGGGCGCCCATGGCGTTCGCGCTGCTGCGCCCGGTCGGCGCGCACGTGCTGTACCCGGACGTGAGGCTGCTGAGCGAGGACGAGGAGAACCGCAGCGAGAGCGACGCGTCGGACCAGTCGTTCGGCTGCTGCGAAGGGCTGGAGGCGGCACGGCGTGGCCCGGGTCCCGGGAGCGGGCGGCGGGCGAGCAACGGCGCGGGCCCCGTGGTGGTGGTGCGGCAGCGACAGGCGGCCAACGCGCGCGAGCGAGACCGCACGCAGAGCGTGAACACGGCCTTCACCGCCCTGCGCACGCTCATCCCCACCGAGCCCGTGGACCGAAAGCTGTCTAAGATCGAGACGCTGCGTCTGGCGTCCAGCTACATCGCCCACCTGGCCAACGTGCTGCTGCTGGGCGACGCGGCCGACGACGGGCAGCCGTGTTTCCGCGCGGCGGGCGGTGGCAAGAGCGCGGTCCCCGCCGCCGACGGCCGTCAGCCGCGCTCCATCTGCACCTTCTGTCTCAGCAACCAGCGCAAGGGG